In one window of Oncorhynchus keta strain PuntledgeMale-10-30-2019 unplaced genomic scaffold, Oket_V2 Un_contig_1690_pilon_pilon, whole genome shotgun sequence DNA:
- the LOC118371272 gene encoding regulating synaptic membrane exocytosis protein 3-like isoform X18: MNMKVHSYRPSGSHDPETNLKTKREMYADQRRSSDNVSARSSDSDMSDASALSRASSASRLSSTSYMSIQSERPRGRLRSKSLEDEKKERRISWGMNGEQERMRAAGKRRFSQELKRRRHTVSGDPKDASRQVRAAPGRTMLKSTSVSGEIYASERTDGSQSDTALGTVGMGGKKRRSSLSARVVSIVSNRRSRSTSQIVGPEGKGKKEKGASIQRSTETGMAVEMTRNMSRQSSKESTNGTMNSCNSEGNLLFGGVRLGQPGNQFSDFLDGLGPAQLVGRQTLATPAIGDIQIGMMDKKGQLEVEVIRARGLVQKPGSKSLPAPYVKVYLLNNGAYVAKKKTKIARKTLDPLYQQALQFEESPQGKVLQVIVWGDYGRMDHKSFMGVAQILLEELDLTSTVIGWYKLFPPSSLVDPTLASLTRRASQSSLDSSSGPPGTRS; encoded by the exons ATGAACATGAAAGTACATTCCTACCGGCCTTCAGGCTCCCATGACCCCGAGACGAACCTCAAGACCAAACGAGAG ATGTATGCGGATCAGCGGCGGAGCTCTGACAACGTGTCGGCCCGCTCGTCAGACAGCGACATGAGTGACGCGTCGGCCCTATCCCGCGCCAGCAGTGCCTCACGCCTCAGCAGCACCTCCTACATGTCCATCCAATCAGAACGCCCGCGCGGGAGGCTCAG GTCCAAGTCTTTAGAGGacgagaagaaggagaggaggatctcGTGGGGGATGAatggagagcaggagaggatgaGGGCAGCAGGGAAGAGACGGTTCTCTCAAGagctgaagaggaggagacacacTGTGTCTGGGGACCCCAAAGACGCCAG tcggCAGGTTCGTGCGGCGCCGGGCCGGACCATGCTGAAGAGCACAAGCGTGAGCGGTGAGATCTACGCGTCAGAGCGCACCGACGGCAGCCAATCGGATACGGCGCTGGGCACGGTGGGCATGGGTGGCAAGAAGAGACGCTCCAGCCTCAGTGCCAGGGTGGTCTCCATCGTCTCCAACAGACGTAGTCGCAGCACGTCGCAGATCGTCGGCCCGG aggggaaggggaagaaggAGAAGGGTGCGTCCATCCAGAGGAGCACAGAGACGGGCATGGCTGTAGAGATGACCAGGAACATGAGTCGACAGTCCAGTAAAGAGTCCACCAACGGCACCATGAACAGCTGCAACTCCGAGGGAAA TCTGCTTTTCGGTGGGGTGCGTCTGGGACAGCCAGGCAACCAGTTCAGCGACTTCCTGGATGGTCTGGGTCCCGCCCAGCTGGTGGGCAGACAAACGCTGGCCACACCTGCCATAG GTGATATTCAGATCGGAATGATGGACAAGAAGGGTCAGCTGGAGGTGGAGGTGATCAGAGCTCGGGGCCTTGTACAAAAGCCTGGATCCAAATCCCTCCCTG CTCCATACGTCAAGGTCTATCTGTTGAATAATGGAGCGTATGTAGCCAAAAAGAAAACCAAGATTGCACGGAAAACGCTGGACCCGCTGTACCAGCAAGCGCTGCAATTCGAGGAGAGCCCACAGGGTAAAGTCTTACAG GTGATCGTCTGGGGAGACTACGGACGAATGGACCACAAAAGCTTCATGGGAGTTGCACAAATCCTATTGGAGGAACTAGACTTAACAAGCACAGTGATTGGCTGGTACAAGTTGTTCCCACCCTCCTCCTTAGTGGACCCCACACTAGCCTCCCTGACTCGACGTGCTTCCCAGTCGTCACTGGACAGCTCCTCGGGCCCACCGGGCACCCGATCTTAG